A DNA window from Luteolibacter luteus contains the following coding sequences:
- a CDS encoding substrate-binding domain-containing protein, giving the protein MPRKIGFVAAFSNAAVHRMIRGALSYADLYPPLILRDFRVSFEIAKRNKAAAELAALNRWRPDGLLTHLDDREFDGLMEGLEVVPPIVNIGPISPRPGVVLFGGCFHRMVEAAAQHFRQQGIRSLGYLYLDRNPEVLKIFTRAFHEAARPPNPEGAVYAEPIDPEFLSDLDAPVEPVPEGLARWLLGLPKPAGVMSAHHGGGNYLVRVCHALGLRVPEDVAVIGGDDMDFCLSSRPTLTSVQFANEIIGSEALKVLDGMIQGRMPEKPAMAVEAVDLHVRQSTGLKAASICDLSGALNYIDRHACNGLSVEQLLDETQQVSKMTFYKHFEAATGLTPGQAIRQRQIAEARRLLTQTKLSITLVAEQSGFGSSSDFARAFRIAVGMTPGRYRGEAARS; this is encoded by the coding sequence ATGCCTCGCAAGATTGGCTTCGTGGCGGCGTTCTCGAACGCAGCGGTGCACCGGATGATCCGGGGTGCGCTATCTTATGCGGACCTTTATCCGCCGCTGATCCTGCGTGACTTCAGGGTTTCATTCGAGATCGCGAAGCGGAACAAGGCCGCCGCGGAACTCGCCGCGCTCAATCGCTGGAGACCGGACGGATTGCTGACCCATCTCGACGACCGGGAGTTCGATGGCTTGATGGAAGGGCTCGAGGTGGTCCCGCCGATCGTCAACATAGGCCCGATTTCGCCACGCCCCGGAGTGGTTCTCTTCGGCGGTTGTTTTCACCGGATGGTAGAGGCGGCGGCCCAGCATTTCCGGCAGCAGGGGATCCGTTCGCTGGGATACCTTTATCTGGATCGCAATCCGGAGGTGCTGAAGATTTTCACGCGGGCCTTCCACGAAGCCGCCCGGCCTCCGAATCCCGAGGGCGCGGTGTATGCGGAACCGATCGATCCGGAATTCCTGTCGGATCTGGACGCCCCGGTGGAGCCGGTGCCGGAGGGACTTGCCCGCTGGCTGCTGGGTCTGCCGAAGCCTGCGGGAGTGATGTCCGCGCACCACGGCGGCGGAAACTATCTCGTGCGCGTCTGCCATGCCCTAGGCCTGCGCGTGCCGGAGGATGTGGCCGTGATCGGCGGCGATGACATGGACTTTTGCCTCTCCAGCAGGCCCACCCTCACCAGCGTGCAGTTCGCCAACGAGATCATCGGCTCGGAGGCCTTGAAGGTGCTCGACGGGATGATCCAGGGGCGGATGCCCGAAAAACCGGCCATGGCCGTGGAAGCGGTGGACCTGCACGTGCGCCAATCCACGGGCTTGAAGGCGGCGAGCATCTGCGACCTCTCCGGCGCGCTCAACTACATCGACCGGCACGCCTGTAATGGCTTGAGCGTGGAGCAGCTCCTCGATGAGACGCAGCAGGTTTCGAAGATGACCTTTTACAAGCACTTCGAGGCCGCGACCGGACTGACTCCCGGGCAGGCGATCCGCCAACGTCAGATCGCGGAGGCGCGGCGACTTCTCACCCAGACGAAGCTATCGATCACCCTGGTGGCCGAGCAGAGTGGCTTCGGGAGCAGCAGTGACTTCGCGCGCGCCTTTCGCATTGCGGTCGGAATGACCCCGGGGCGGTATCGGGGCGAGGCGGCGCGGAGCTAG